In Brassica napus cultivar Da-Ae chromosome A3, Da-Ae, whole genome shotgun sequence, the sequence CGGAACCTACTCGGTGAAAATGCGACCAAACTGTAATGTATGCGCCGGTCATCCGAACAAGACGCAGAATTGGCAGCGCTCTTACTTCTTTCTTAAATCCGACGTCTCGGCTTTCGAGGAGCCTCCTCAGGAGGACTATCGGGTTCTTTGGAATCGATCCTGTGGTAGAGTACCTTGTCGCGAACTACGTCTGACTTTGTTGTTCCTAATGAgattctccttttcttttgttcGCAGTTGGCCATCCTACGTCTCCCGTCTATCCCGAAGATTTCTTGAAGAGCGTTCAAGCCGTCGCTTTGCTTAGAATCTACCGTTGGTCTGAGATCACCGTCGAGAAGACCTACGAGCTTAAAGATCGGATTGCTCGAAGTGCGTTCTCTCGCCGTttcttgtatatattttttttggccgTATGGCTTGCTTGTCGCGTGCTAACCTCTCTGCCTTGTGTTTTCAGGAGGGTGGAGGTCAGATCTTCCAACAGTTCTTCCTATTCGCGCGAAGAGGCTGGAAATTTTTCCGAGAGATATCCAGAAACAAGTCAACGAGGCAAAGAGAATGGGAACTCTTCCAGACTTGAGCGCGATGCTTGCCGTTCAACTAGGACTGACTAGCGGGGGCGGGCCCTCGACGGCTGTCCCTCGCGCTAGCGAGGTTCCTCCTTCCGGTGCTGCGAGTGCGAAGAAAagtaggaagaggaagaggggtgtcTCGGGAGCCGAGGAGAACGCCGAGGAGGCGAGCGGCGTCCCCCCTTCCGGTGatcttcagaagaagaagaagaagaggaagaagaccaaGAGGTCTGTTGAGGCTCAATCGGAGGGCCCCGAGGAGCCGACTGGTACTGAGGAGGAAGACGAAGAAACTCGGCCTGAAGAGGAGGTTTCTGAGGCCGAAGTCTCGAGAGAGCGAGATGATGCGAGGGAAGCAGATGGATCTGAGGCTTCCCTTAACGCCGCCATCCCGGATGGTTCCGACGAAGATAGTGGTGAGTCGCCGCTTTTGGTGAGAAGGCACAACGACGAGATCGACGATGACGTGCGATCTCCTGTTCTGACGCTTCCTAGCGAGGAGACTCCGGCTATCACTGGGGCGGGGGCCGTTCAGACCGGCACGTCTCCTCGCGGCTCTGCTATCTTAAGGAGGGCTCCCGGGATTAACTTTCCGGATAAGGTCTCTTTCCACTACGAAGGGCCGGCCCCTCTGGCGTACGTTCCCGAGAAGTGCGGGGAGCTTCTTCGTCAGCTTAGAGGGAGGGCAAAATCCCTTCCTGCCGTGAGGGACCTCATCTTCGGGGATGAATACGAGGAGGCTGCGAGGGCAAAGCTGCTGGTAAACACTTCGACCTCTTCCCCTTCTTGTTGCATTACTTGTTGTCTCTTTCTcttatgattttcatcttcttgTTCGTCTAGGGAGACGGCGCGATGAACGTCGTGATTGATAAGTACGACACTGCCCTGAAAGGAGTCTCGACTGAACTTGAGCTGGCCAAGAAGGAACACGCGGAGAAGGAGGAAGCTTCTGCTCGTCAGCTGAGTACATCAAAGGCTAACGTCGAGAGGCTCAACGGGATGGTCACTCGTGCGATGGCTCGAAGGGACGAACTCAAGGCCGACTTGGTGGCATCTCGCGGGATTATCCATGAACTCGAGCAGAAGAACGCTGAGCTCGAGGGCGAGAAAGCTTCGCTCGCTGCATCTCATGAAAGAGAGATGAAGCGC encodes:
- the LOC125607308 gene encoding meiosis-specific protein ASY2-like, with protein sequence MSSVPRLSRRQKGKSVAATSTPARNPDGGRLGDLESAHHAAMMDTANLSRSQRLLVADATRLAREGNENVAVSDATDCARDGQSGATPVDSVTLRARPMEGDPPENDDPEAELVPTTFYPDGIFEELPRLLPNLLRPAFVAGQDWEGVEETKSTPRSVKKVLRSKGATGVTFLIPTKEQRPWSPPIGYQTVYESYFQEDTRCWFPIPRLITAYARRRDIAISQLLNGSLRLAVTLSILAEQIDMPMSVRSFEEMTSITDMKDGTYSVKMRPNCNVCAGHPNKTQNWQRSYFFLKSDVSAFEEPPQEDYRVLWNRSCVGHPTSPVYPEDFLKSVQAVALLRIYRWSEITVEKTYELKDRIARRGWRSDLPTVLPIRAKRLEIFPRDIQKQVNEAKRMGTLPDLSAMLAVQLGLTSGGGPSTAVPRASEVPPSGAASAKKSRKRKRGVSGAEENAEEASGVPPSGDLQKKKKKRKKTKRSVEAQSEGPEEPTGTEEEDEETRPEEEVSEAEVSRERDDAREADGSEASLNAAIPDGSDEDSGESPLLVRRHNDEIDDDVRSPVLTLPSEETPAITGAGAVQTGTSPRGSAILRRAPGINFPDKVSFHYEGPAPLAYVPEKCGELLRQLRGRAKSLPAVRDLIFGDEYEEAARAKLLGDGAMNVVIDKYDTALKGVSTELELAKKEHAEKEEASARQLSTSKANVERLNGMVTRAMARRDELKADLVASRGIIHELEQKNAELEGEKASLAASHEREMKRLRDSRILEVTKERGRVEAEMSAKANRRFARIRSREERRSLYDKARLLHSQAFGTRKCLEALKRAGSDILQATIDLFAEQEKKYEQEAEELKVGEIPEVDLTLSPLILDSQFVDARILASLDPYGSNAGLIDPETAANLVTPPSDPIDGRRDEPTPFVEGSSAAFEGETPNRGTNAAEDGGPVLVLSDTSAEGSRRGNEEVARESSVRASELSALNDRESDRED